The following are from one region of the Acipenser ruthenus chromosome 19, fAciRut3.2 maternal haplotype, whole genome shotgun sequence genome:
- the shcbp1 gene encoding SHC SH2 domain-binding protein 1, with protein MSEEVVGEILELPQSQHEHKQMPGEEEEAVAQATEISIESLEEGNVQFQDEVSAVKQVLFLDQDDDSSNSDYGSHDKPGTVLQRLVPDGNVLFPDIFQTNQLLFYERFKAYQDYMLGDCRTSEVKDFTAEYLEKVLEPSGWQAVWRTEVFEVLIEVVDVEYLVLKAAVELVTPFLCETKGCELTEESMKDLLEAKEHKVPLQELYVVYDESGEFDQTALAVEHVRFFYKHIWRSWDEEDEDDDFDYFVRCVEPRLRLYYDILEDRVPSGLVAEYRSLVSQCEEKYKEFTSLRNCISNSDSESELDNVSMVEGLKMYDDLESLKRKLKIIENPLLRYVLGYQVNSGLQSNRAKGPRPTGERVVHVVSSSMTVSQLQTLMRDKLCPDFSGEEFELQFHSDPLAAVNACYEGDVVVICPGHYSVNGSFSIPDSIELEGFGLTDEVVIEKLGKGDIFLDLTGANVKISNLKFVQHDAVEGILCVRQGKTVMENCVLQCETTGVTVRTSAELFMNICDLYGAKGAGVEIYPGSTCSLVGNGIHHCKEGILIKDFTDEFYTMPKITMMNNVIHNNEGYGVILVKPADLPRMKKTTEEDFQDESKENGGQKKEADEEEVPPAEGCVEGNNQFREPHTQEHTEGNDVITNELVATSSKKSQLQKKKMIELGLTMADDDLMSQEMFVSINGNHFKRNGKGSFGTFFY; from the exons TGGATCAAGATGATGACAGCAGCAACAGTGATTACGGCAGTCATGACAAGCCTGGGACTGTCTTACAAAGACTGGTGCCTGATGGAAATGTGCTCTTTCCTGACATCTTCCAGACTAACCAGCTTCTGTTTTATGAGAGATTTAAAGCTTATCAAGACTACATGCTGG gTGACTGCAGAACTTCAGAGGTAAAAGATTTTACTGCTGAATATttggagaaagtgctggagccATCTGGATGGCAGGCTGTTTGGCGTACTGAAGTGTTTGAGGTGTTGATTGAG GTAGTTGATGTGGAGTATCTCGTTCTGAAAGCAGCTGTGGAATTGGTTACACCTTTCCTGTGTGAGACAAAAGGCTGTGAGCTCACAGAAGAGTCCATGAAAGACCTGTTGGAGGCTAAAGAGCATAAAGTACCTCTGCAGGAACTCTATGTTGTTTATGATGAATCTGGGGAGTTTGACCAAACAGCACTTGCTGTGGAACATGTAAG ATTTTTCTACAAACACATCTGGAGAAGCTGGGATGAAGAGGATGAAGATGATGATTTTGATTATTTTGTCAGATGTGTTGAACCCAGATTGAGGCT ATACTATGATATTCTTGAGGACCGGGTGCCGTCAGGCTTGGTTGCTGAGTATCGTTCTTTGGTTTCACAATGTGAGGAAAAATATAAGGAGTTCACAAGTCTGAGAAACTGTATCTCTAACAGTGACTCAGAGTCTGAGCTTGACAACGTCTCAATGGTGGAGGGCTTAAAGATGTATGATGACCTGGAGAGCTTGAAACGCAAACTAAAGATTATTGAGAACCCCCTGCTCAG ATATGTGTTGGGTTATCAGGTGAATTCGGGTCTTCAGTCCAACAGAGCTAAAGGACCCCGTCCCACTGGGGAGAGAGTGGTTCATGTTGTGTCCAGTTCCATGACAGTTAGTCAGCTGCAGACCTTGATGAGGGACAAATTGTGTCCTGATTTTTCTGGGGAGGAATTTGAGCTGCAG TTTCACAGTGATCCTTTGGCAGCAGTAAATGCCTGTTACGAAGGGGATGTGGTAGTTATCTGCCCTGGTCATTACTCTGTGAATGGTTCGTTTAGTATTCCAGACTCCATTGAGCTGGAAG GTTTTGGCTTAACTGATGAAGTTGTAATTGAAAAACTGGGCAAAGGGGATATATTTCTGGATTTAACAGGTGCTAATGTGAAGATTTCCAACCTGAAGTTTGTGCAGCATGATGCAGTTGAAGGGATCTtat GTGTTCGCCAAGGAAAGACAGTCATGGAAAATTGTGTTCTTCAGTGTGAAACCACAGGAGTTACAGTGAGGACTTCAGCAGAGTTGTTTATGAATATTTGTGATTTGTATGGCGCAAAG gGTGCTGGTGTTGAGATTTACCCTGGTAGTACCTGCAGTTTGGTTGGTAATGGCATACACCATTGCAAGGAGGGAATACTTATAAAG gACTTTACAGATGAATTTTACACCATGCCCAAAATTACCATGATGAACAATGTTATTCATAACAATGAAGGCTATGGTGTCATCTTAGTTAAGCCTGCAGATCTGCCTCGAATGAAGAAAACTACTGAAGAAGATTTTCAAG ATGAGTCGAAGGAAAATGGCGGTCAAAAAAAGGAGGCTGATGAGGAAGAGGTACCCCCTGCAGAGGGATGTGTGGAGGGAAACAATCAGTTCAGGGAGCCCCATACCCAGGAGCACACGGAGGGCAATGATGTCATCACAAATGAACTGGTGGCCACCTCGTCAAAGAAAAGCCAGTTGCAGAAGAAAAAGATGATTGAACTGGGACTCACAATGGCAGACGATGACTTGATGTCTCAGGAAATGTTTGTCTCTATTAATGGAAACCATTTCAAAAGAAATGGGAAAGGAAGCTTTGGCACATTTTTCTACTAA